One Saccharomyces eubayanus strain FM1318 chromosome XVI, whole genome shotgun sequence DNA segment encodes these proteins:
- the RPA135 gene encoding DNA-directed RNA polymerase I core subunit RPA135 yields MSKVIKPPSQTRTADFRTLERESRFINPPKDKSAFPLLEEAVRPHIGSFNALTEGPDGGLLNLGVQDIGEKVIFDGKPFDSEDETANSSYLGNKLSVSVEQVSIAKPMSNDGVSSAVERKVYPSESRQRLTSYRGKLLLKLKWSVNNGEENMYEVRDCGGLPVMLQSNRCHLNKMSPYELVQHKEESDEIGGYFIVNGIEKLIRMLIVQRRNHPMAIIRPSFANRGASYSQYGIQIRSVRPDQTSQTNVLHYLNDGQVTFRFSWRKNEYLVPAVMILKALCHTSDREIFDGIIGDDVKDSFLTDRLELLLRGFKKRYPQLQNRTQVLQYLGDKFRVVFQASPDQSDLEVGQEVLDRIVLAHLGKDGNQDKFRMLLFMIRKLYSLVAGECSPDNPDATQHQEVLLGGFLYGMILKEKIDEYLQNIIAQVRMDISRGMAINFKDKRYMSRVLMRVNENIGSKMQYFLSTGNLVSQSGLDLQQVSGYTVVAEKINFYRFISHFRMVHRGSFFAQLKTTTVRKLLPESWGFLCPVHTPDGSPCGLLNHFAHKCRISTQQSDVSKIPSLLYSLGVAPASHTFAAGPSLCCVQIDGKIIGWVSHEQGKIIADTLRYWKVEGKTPGLPVDLEIGYVPPSTRGQYPGLYLFGGRSRMLRPVRYLPLDKEDIVGPFEQVYMNIAVTSQEIQNDVHTHVEFTPTNILSILANLTPFSDFNQSPRNMYQCQMGKQTMGTPGVALCHRSDNKLYRLQTGQTPIVKANLYDDYGMDNFPNGFNAVVAVISYTGYDMDDAMIINKSADERGFGYGTMYKTEKVDLALNRSRGDPITQHFGFGNDEWPKEWLEKLDEDGLPYIGTYVEEGDPICAYFDDTLNKTKIKTYHSSEPAYIEEVNLIGDESNKFQELQTVSIKYRIRRTPQIGDKFSSRHGQKGVCSRKWPTIDMPFSETGIQPDIIINPHAFPSRMTIGMFVESLAGKAGALHGIAQDSTPWIFNESDTPADYFGDQLAKAGYNYHGNEPMYSGATGEELRADIYVGVVYYQRLRHMVNDKFQVRSTGPVNSLTMQPVKGRKRHGGIRVGEMERDALIGHGTSFLLQDRLLNSSDYTQASVCRECGSILTTQQSVPRIGSISTVCCRRCSMRFEDAKKLLNKSEDGEGVFIDDSQIWEDGQGNKFVGGNETTTVAIPFVLKYLDSELSAMGIRLRYNVEPK; encoded by the coding sequence ATGAGCAAAGTGATTAAACCACCTAGCCAAACCAGAACGGCAGATTTCCGCACTCTGGAACGTGAATCTCGGTTCATTAATCCTCCTAAAGATAAATCGGCATTTCCCTTATTAGAGGAAGCTGTCCGGCCACATATTGGTTCCTTTAATGCATTAACTGAAGGGCCAGATGGAGGTTTGTTAAATCTAGGTGTTCAGGACATTGGTGAAAAAGTCATATTTGATGGGAAGCCATTTGattctgaagatgaaaccGCCAATAGCAGCTACCTTGGAAATAAGCTTTCTGTTAGTGTGGAACAAGTTTCCATTGCAAAGCCCATGTCCAACGATGGTGTTTCTTCTGCAGTAGAGAGAAAAGTTTACCCAAGTGAGTCGAGACAAAGACTTACTTCTTATAGAGGTAAATTACTTCTAAAGTTGAAGTGGTCCGTTAACAATGGTGAGGAAAACATGTACGAAGTAAGAGATTGCGGTGGTTTACCAGTTATGTTACAAAGTAACAGATGTCACTTGAACAAGATGTCCCCGTATGAATTGGTACAGcataaagaagaatctGATGAAATAGGTGGTTACTTTATTGTCAATGGTATTGAAAAGTTAATCAGAATGTTGATTGTTCAACGTAGAAACCATCCTATGGCTATTATCAGACCATCTTTTGCTAACAGAGGTGCATCTTATTCTCAATATGGTATTCAAATTAGATCCGTCAGACCAGACCAAACCTCTCAAACTAATGTTCTACATTATTTGAATGACGGTCAAGTAACATTTAGATTTTCTTGGAGAAAAAACGAATATTTAGTCCCTGCTGttatgattttgaaagcTTTATGCCATACTAGTGATagagaaatttttgatggTATTATCGGTGATGATGTTAAGGATTCATTTCTAACTGATCGTTTAGAATTGTTATTGCGTGGCTTTAAGAAAAGATACCCTCAATTACAAAATCGTACACAGGTTTTACAATATCTAGGGGACAAATTCCGTGTCGTCTTTCAAGCTTCCCCTGACCAATCTGATTTAGAGGTCGGGCAAGAAGTCCTTGACCGTATTGTCTTAGCACATTTGGGCAAGGATGGTAACCAAGATAAATTTAGAATGTTGTTGTTTATGATTAGAAAGTTGTATTCTTTGGTTGCGGGTGAATGTTCTCCTGATAATCCAGATGCCACACAACATCAAGAAGTCTTATTGGGTGGTTTCTTATATGgtatgattttgaaagaaaagatcgACGAGTACTTGCAAAACATTATTGCTCAAGTCAGGATGGATATCAGCCGTGGTATGGCCATCAATTTCAAGGACAAAAGATATATGTCAAGAGTCTTAATGAGAGTCAACGAGAACATTGGTTCCAAAATGCAGTACTTTTTATCGACAGGTAACCTAGTCTCTCAATCTGGGTTGGATTTGCAACAAGTCTCTGGTTACActgttgttgctgaaaaaattaatttcTACCGTTTCATTTCTCATTTTAGAATGGTTCATAGAGGGTCATTTTTTGCGCAATTGAAGACAACCACAGTCAGAAAATTGTTACCAGAGTCATGGGGCTTCTTATGTCCTGTTCATACACCGGATGGTTCTCCTTGTGGTTTGCTAAACCATTTTGCCCACAAGTGTCGTATATCAACTCAACAATCCgatgtttcaaaaatccCTTCCTTATTATACTCACTCGGAGTTGCTCCAGCTTCTCACACATTCGCTGCTGGTCCTTCTCTATGCTGTGTTCAAATCGATGGTAAAATCATTGGTTGGGTCTCTCATGAGCAAGGTAAGATTATTGCTGATACGTTGAGATATTGGAAGGTGGAAGGTAAGACACCTGGGCTGCCTGTAGATCTAGAAATCGGTTACGTGCCTCCATCAACCAGAGGCCAATATCCAGGTCTTTACTTATTTGGTGGCCGCTCCAGAATGCTCCGTCCCGTTCGTTACCTGCCTTTAGATAAGGAAGACATTGTTGGTCCTTTCGAACAAGTTTACATGAACATTGCTGTCACATCtcaagaaattcaaaatgatGTTCATACACATGTTGAATTTACACCAACAAATATTCTGTCTATTTTGGCTAATTTGACCCCATTTTCTGACTTTAACCAATCTCCAAGAAATATGTATCAATGTCAAATGGGTAAGCAAACTATGGGTACTCCAGGTGTTGCTTTGTGCCACCGTTCTGACAATAAACTTTATAGATTGCAAACTGGCCAAACACCTATCGTTAAAGCTAACTTATATGATGACTATGGTATGGATAATTTTCCAAACGGTTTCAACGCCGTCGTTGCTGTCATTTCATACACTGGTTACGATATGGATGACGCGATGATTATCAACAAATCTGCTGATGAAAGAGGTTTCGGTTACGGTACTATGTATAAGACTGAAAAAGTGGATTTGGCTCTTAACAGAAGTCGTGGTGACCCAATTACACAACATTTTGGTTTCGGAAATGATGAATGGCCAAAAGAATGGCTAGAAAAACTAGACGAGGATGGTTTGCCATATATTGGCACTTATGTTGAAGAGGGTGATCCAATCTGTGCATACTTTGACGATACTTTgaacaagacaaaaatcAAGACATATCATTCCTCAGAACCAGCATATATAGAGGAAGTAAACTTGATTGGTGACGAATCAAACAAGTTTCAAGAACTACAAACTGTTAGCATAAAATACCGGATTAGAAGAACGCCTCAAATTGGtgataaattttcttctagaCACGGTCAAAAGGGTGTCTGTTCCAGAAAATGGCCTACCATTGACATGCCCTTCAGTGAAACTGGTATTCAACCAGATATCATCATTAACCCCCACGCTTTTCCTTCACGTATGACTATCGGTATGTTCGTCGAATCTTTGGCAGGTAAGGCGGGTGCTTTGCACGGTATCGCGCAAGATTCCACGCCTTGGATCTTCAATGAAAGCGATACTCCTGCTGATTATTTTGGTGATCAGCTGGCGAAGGCAGGCTACAACTACCACGGTAACGAACCGATGTATTCAGGTGCTACTGGTGAAGAACTCAGAGCAGATATTTATGTCGGTGTTGTTTACTATCAAAGATTACGTCATATGGTCAACGACAAGTTCCAAGTCCGTTCCACCGGTCCTGTTAATAGTTTGACTATGCAACCCGTCAAAGGTAGAAAGAGACATGGTGGTATTCGTGTCGGTGAAATGGAAAGAGATGCTTTAATTGGACATGGTACCTCATTCTTGTTACAAGATCGTTTGCTAAATTCTTCGGATTACACGCAAGCATCTGTATGTCGTGAGTGTGGCTCCATCTTGACCACACAACAGAGTGTTCCAAGAATTGGTTCGATTTCGACAGTTTGTTGCCGTCGTTGTTCCATGAGATTCGAAGATGCAAAGAAGTTGTTAAATAAATCAGAAGATGGAGAAGGTGTTTTCATTGACGATTCTCAAATTTGGGAAGACGGACAAGGGAATAAATTTGTTGGTGGTAATGAGACAACTACAGTGGCTATACCATTTGTATTGAAGTACTTGGATTCTGAATTATCCGCTATGGGTATAAGATTACGTTATAATGTTGAACCCAAATAG
- the MRA1 gene encoding Mra1p — MGVALCSGVFFTFKKLRTDETLRLKGNPELSRLDEVLAEDKD; from the coding sequence ATGGGTGTAGCTCTATGTTCCGGTGTATTCTTTACCTTCAAAAAACTAAGAACTGACGAGACTTTGAGATTGAAAGGCAACCCAGAATTGTCCCGTTTGGATGAAGTTTTAGCTGAAGATAAGGATTAA
- the MRX21 gene encoding Mrx21p, whose protein sequence is MSEVLAVFEQPNSIKNFLKRDSNIAFLAGGVAGAVSRTVVSPFERVKILLQVQSSTNSYNQGIFQSIRQVYREEGTKGLFRGNGLNCIRIFPYSAVQFVVYEACKKKLFHVDGYDRQEQLTNTQRLFSGALCGGCSVVATYPLDLIKTRLTIQTANLSTLNRSKAKNIAKPPGIWKLLTEAYKSEGGLKGLYRGVWPTSLGVVPYVALNFAVYEQLREIGIDSSDSRPPWKSNLYKLTMGAVSGGVAQTMTYPFDLLRRRFQVLXMGGNELGFKYSSVWDALVTIGKTEGFSGYYKGLTANLFKVVPSTAVSWLVYEIVCDSMRNW, encoded by the coding sequence ATGTCGGAAGTACTGGCCGTCTTCGAACAGCCGAACTCAATTAAGAATTTTCTCAAGAGAGATTCAAATATTGCATTTCTAGCTGGTGGTGTGGCTGGTGCAGTTTCCCGAACCGTTGTTTCGCCTTTTGAAAGGGTAAAAATATTGTTGCAAGTTCAGAGCTCCACGAATTCGTATAATCAAGGTATATTCCAGTCCATACGACAAGTTTATCGTGAAGAGGGAACTAAAGGTCTTTTCAGAGGAAACGGTTTGAATTGTATAAGAATCTTTCCTTATAGTGCAGTCCAATTTGTAGTTTATGAGGCCtgtaaaaagaaactgttTCATGTAGATGGTTATGATAGACAAGAACAACTCACAAATACTCAGAGACTATTTAGTGGTGCATTATGTGGTGGTTGTAGTGTGGTAGCCACTTATCCGTTGGACTTGATCAAAACAAGACTAACAATCCAAACAGCAAATTTAAGTACTCTGAACCGGTCGAAGGCAAAGAACATAGCAAAGCCTCCAGGGATTTGGAAATTGCTGACCGAAGCTTATAAATCAGAAGGCGGCCTCAAGGGATTATATAGGGGTGTCTGGCCAACAAGTCTTGGAGTTGTTCCATATGTGGCCTTAAACTTTGCAGTTTATGAACAGTTAAGAGAAATAGGTATCGATAGTTCAGACTCACGACCTCCCTGGAAGAGTAACCTTTACAAACTAACAATGGGTGCCGTAAGTGGCGGTGTTGCGCAAACAATGACTTACCCTTTTGATCTGCTGAGAAGACGATTCCAAGTTCTTKCGATGGGTGGAAATGAACTGGGATTCAAATATTCGAGTGTCTGGGATGCGCTGGTGACAATTGGTAAAACAGAAGGTTTTAGTGGTTACTACAAGGGTCTTACTgcaaatcttttcaaagttgtCCCTTCCACTGCTGTAAGTTGGCTAGTTTACGAAATTGTGTGTGACTCGATGAGAAATTGGTAA
- the CMR3 gene encoding Cmr3p: protein MNFPLSRQSSERRTTYTDKSESPNIGMCTINYKSNLPLQVQTAEHLTPSINNQLYGQNSYKNEQECYNNAKINLPPISSLLPNFESGSRANADTRLQLPPQQVYHGMNIVPMVNEVYTPISMNVTPDQYPIYFSDNQQQIPHNQPAHITSSAPLMMPVIVPTLYKPMGPYEKEPITVAPEPNFAALSMVAPSNTTIDVCQSRPKSVPPKYSIIPGIHEDGNSRTKSEPGTSSNSSAAFSDWKNGSRITSAKLRKQCPVCGKICSRPSTLKTHYLIHTGDTPFKCTWEGCSKSFNVKSNMLRHLKSHERKRNKVLNTT from the coding sequence ATGAATTTTCCGCTTTCAAGGCAAAGTTCAGAGAGGCGGACAACATATACAGACAAATCAGAATCTCCTAATATCGGAATGTGTACGATCAACTACAAATCAAACCTTCCCCTACAGGTGCAAACAGCTGAACATCTAACCCCTAGTATAAATAATCAATTGTACGGCCAAAATAGCTACAAAAACGAACAAGAATGTTACAACAATGCTAAAATAAACTTACCGCCAATTTCGTCTCTTTTACccaattttgaaagtggCTCACGTGCCAATGCCGACACAAGGCTTCAGCTCCCTCCACAGCAGGTCTACCATGGTATGAATATAGTGCCTATGGTTAACGAGGTTTACACGCCGATTTCTATGAATGTAACACCTGATCAATATcctatatatttttctgATAACCAGCAACAAATACCACATAACCAACCGGCTCATATAACGTCATCAGCTCCCCTTATGATGCCAGTCATCGTACCAACTCTCTATAAGCCGATGGGACCATATGAAAAAGAGCCGATAACAGTAGCTCCTGAACCAAATTTTGCTGCATTATCAATGGTTGCTCCCTCGAATACCACTATAGATGTATGTCAGAGTAGGCCAAAATCAGTCCCGCCTAAATACAGCATAATCCCAGGTATACATGAGGACGGTAATAGTAGAACTAAAAGCGAACCCGgtacttcttcaaattcttcagcAGCATTCTCCGATTGGAAAAACGGTAGTCGAATAACATCTGCAAAACTAAGAAAGCAGTGCCCTGTATGTGGCAAAATTTGCTCGAGGCCCTCAACGTTAAAGACACATTATTTAATACATACAGGGGATACCCCTTTCAAGTGCACTTGGGAAGGTTGCtcaaaatcttttaatgTAAAGAGTAATATGCTGAGACATTTGAAGAGCCacgaaaggaaaagaaacaaggTCTTAAACACAacttaa
- the TIF6 gene encoding translation initiation factor 6 gives MASRTQFENSNEIGVFSKLTNTYCLVAVGGSENFYSAFEAELGDAIPIVHTTIAGTRIIGRMTAGNRRGLLVPTQTTDQELQHLRNCLPDSVKIQRVEERLSALGNVICCNDYVALVHPDIDRETEELISDVLGVEVFRQTISGNILVGSYCSLSNQGGLVHPQTSVQDQEELSSLLQVPLVAGTVNRGSAVVGAGMVVNDYLAVTGLDTTAPELSVIESIFRLQDAQPESISGNLRDTLIETYS, from the coding sequence atggCTTCCAGAActcaatttgaaaattctaATGAAATCGGTGTCTTCTCCAAGTTGACTAACACCTACTGTCTAGTAGCTGTCGGTGGTTCCGAAAACTTCTACTCTGCATTTGAAGCTGAATTGGGAGACGCTATTCCTATCGTTCACACCACCATTGCTGGTACCCGTATCATCGGTAGAATGACCGCTGGTAACCGTAGAGGTTTGCTGGTTCCCACTCAAACCACAGATCAAGAATTACAACATCTAAGAAACTGTTTGCCAGATTCAGTTAAGATCCAAAGAGTAGAGGAAAGACTATCTGCCTTGGGTAACGTCATCTGTTGCAATGACTACGTTGCCTTAGTACATCCAGACATCGACAGGGAAACTGAAGAATTGATAAGTGATGTGTTAGGTGTGGAAGTCTTCCGTCAAACCATATCAGGTAACATTCTAGTCGGGTCATATTGTTCTTTGAGTAATCAAGGTGGGTTAGTGCATCCACAAACAAGCgttcaagatcaagaagaattgtCCTCTTTACTACAAGTGCCTTTGGTGGCTGGTACCGTTAACCGCGGTAGTGCTGTTGTCGGTGCCGGTATGGTCGTCAACGACTATTTGGCCGTCACAGGTCTAGATACCACAGCCCCAGAATTGAGTGTTATTGAAAGTATCTTCCGTTTGCAAGATGCTCAACCAGAATCCATTTCAGGTAATCTACGTGATACTTTGATTGAAACCTACTCATAG
- the DSS4 gene encoding guanine nucleotide exchange factor DSS4, whose product MSRATCLFDGCHSAVIVIDEDNIVSLPEGAYSQFKLLENRAEGYAPTSDNNFLVVPDVWDFDNIGVSRDIPSSLLGDLGDKDEFAFDYGDSSWKIKKCLKYLICADCDKGPIGLICQVQDQDNDEEKVIHLLSLRSLQIVRKN is encoded by the coding sequence ATGAGCAGGGCCACGTGTTTGTTTGACGGCTGTCACAGCGCCGTCATCGTGATTGATGAAGACAATATAGTGAGTTTGCCGGAAGGGGCGTATAGTCAATTTAAGCTGCTGGAAAACAGAGCGGAGGGGTACGCGCCCACTAGCGACAAcaattttttggttgtCCCTGATGTATGGGACTTCGACAACATTGGCGTATCTAGAGACATTCCCTCTTCTCTCTTGGGGGACCTAGGCGATAAGGACGAGTTCGCCTTTGATTACGGAGATTCCAGCTGGAAAATCAAGAAGTGTCTAAAGTACTTAATATGCGCAGACTGTGACAAGGGCCCTATTGGTCTTATATGCCAGGTACAAGACCAAGACAAcgacgaagaaaaagtgaTCCATTTACTGAGCCTGCGCAGTCTTCAGATCGTGAGAAAAAACTAG
- the RLF2 gene encoding Rlf2p — protein MEQPPSSMPPQNDTKKKGILSFFQNTTTIKSSLGVSKSARNETNVITLDDPNEAAVEERRNALSTTKESANETNAVSETANSESQHTDDKIVPTKMSESTMGSTEQLQSDETASVAKSKSSSPSSRKELSTIRKEQIRKEKELKRQQREQEKHRKESLRLEEKRKKELKAEEEKQKRAELKKQKEEEKRKKEEARLEAKKKREMDKLKREEDIRSKEKAKERAQSRIGNFFKKVSDSNIPVVEKSDYEKFFLPFYAKDGVKTCDKWKLTKLQLENSKRKIDDALLNSNTANDDELLSWLKSKKVARGHKIKCRAVEVLQQMTLKEKTDDELHALLAQVPHKYIKFYENVRPPFIGTYSVDFTLPANNPFSTDGTGFNYDYDSDVEWANEDEEGEVDNLESGEEEEEEDDEDMPSEGEFDGFLDTEENGDVDGLSGAKRKFVGPLIPTICLKSDFENMSDENKRYFQSLKAEVLIETTVPIDPFKDPRPPPLPSKRSNPELQTPNSSQSQSPEKKQKTIITNSKDLLRLFDGIQDSTFSLGTVTEIAQKNLPQYNKQTIKNTIKEYAIRGSGKGDLPRKWEIKDVANWENLRANETTPNPSTCLDQITSI, from the coding sequence ATGGAGCAACCACCTTCGTCGATGCCTCCTCAAAATGACACTAAGAAGAAGGGGAtactttccttttttcaGAACACCACCACTATAAAGAGCAGCCTTGGTGTAAGCAAGTCTGCGAGGAATGAGACCAATGTCATTACTTTGGATGACCCTAATGAGGCTGCTGTTGAAGAGAGGAGAAATGCTTTGAGCACTACTAAGGAATCCGCAAACGAAACGAACGCTGTGTCTGAGACGGCTAATTCAGAAAGTCAACATACAGACGACAAAATCGTGCCCACAAAGATGTCAGAATCWACTATGGGAAGCACAGAGCAATTACAATCCGACGAGACTGCATCAGTTGCAAAAAGCAAAAGCTCTTCGCCATCCTCCAGAAAAGAACTGTCcacaataagaaaagagcaaatcagaaaggaaaaggaactaAAGAGGCAACAACGTGAACAGGAAAAGCACAGAAAAGAATCATTACGTCTAGAAGAGAAGCGCAAAAAAGAACTCAAGGCAGAAGAGGAGAAACAGAAGCGTGCtgaattgaagaagcagaaagaagaagaaaaacgcAAGAAGGAGGAAGCCAGATTGGAggctaaaaaaaaaagagaaatggataaattgaaaagagaggaGGACATTCGGtcaaaggaaaaggccAAAGAAAGAGCACAATCCCGTATTGgtaatttctttaaaaagGTAAGCGATTCAAACATACCCGTGGTGGAAAAATCAGATTATGAGAAATTTTTCCTGCCATTTTACGCTAAAGATGGAGTCAAAACTTGCGATAAGTGGAAATTAACAAAATTACAGCTGGAAAAtagtaaaagaaagataGATGACGCACTATTGAATAGCAATACTGCCAACGACGACGAACTTTTAAGTTGGCTAAAGTCCAAAAAGGTGGCCAGAGGTCATAAGATCAAATGCAGGGCCGTTGAGGTTCTACAACAAATGACactgaaagaaaagactgATGACGAGCTTCATGCTCTACTTGCACAAGTCCCACACAAATACATAAAATTCTACGAAAATGTGAGGCCCCCATTCATTGGAACATACTCTGTGGATTTCACTTTGCCAGCAAATAATCCTTTTTCCACGGACGGTACAGGATTCAATTACGATTACGATTCTGATGTGGAATGGGCtaacgaagacgaagaaggtGAAGTTGACAATCTGGAGAGCggcgaagaagaagaggaggaagatgaCGAGGATATGCCCAGTGAGGGAGAATTCGACGGGTTTCTAGACACGGAGGAAAATGGCGACGTGGATGGTCTATCCGGCGCCAAGAGAAAATTCGTAGGCCCACTCATACCAACAATTTGTTTAAAATCCGACTTTGAAAACATGTCGGATGAAAATAAGCGATATTTTCAATCACTCAAAGCGGAAGTTCTCATAGAAACAACCGTACCAATAGATCCTTTCAAAGACCCCAGGCCACCACCCTTGCCGTCCAAACGAAGCAATCCCGAGCTACAAACACCGAACTCTAGTCAATCTCAAAGTCCCgagaagaaacagaaaacaataatCACAAACTCGAAGGACTTGCTTCGACTTTTTGATGGCATTCAAGATAGCACGTTCTCGCTAGGTACAGTAACCGAAATAGCACAAAAGAACTTGCCACAGTACAATAAACAAACGATCAAGAACACGATTAAGGAATACGCCATAAGGGGCTCAGGGAAGGGTGATTTGCCCCGAAAATGGGAGATCAAAGACGTGGCAAACTGGGAAAATCTCCGAGCAAATGAGACTACACCAAATCCATCTACATGCCTCGACCAAATTACCAGtatatag